The proteins below are encoded in one region of Phaseolus vulgaris cultivar G19833 chromosome 1, P. vulgaris v2.0, whole genome shotgun sequence:
- the LOC137814231 gene encoding non-specific lipid transfer protein GPI-anchored 5-like → MAPRRIEMLLSLSLVVALSGATLGQSQSSCTNVFISLAPCLDYVTGNASTPSSSCCSQLAYVVSSQPLCLCEVVNGGASSIAASFNINQTRALALPTSCNIQTPPLSTCTGSDSSSPALSVSNFPNSPSGIGSNTVSSTTGGSRSVGGSSHGNSSSTTNLSFSWFFMFVLATTLTFTFKSTT, encoded by the exons ATGGCACCCAGAAGGATTGAGATGCTGCTGAGCCTGTCCCTTGTGGTGGCTCTTTCTGGTGCCACATTGGGTCAATCTCAATCAAGTTGCACCAATGTGTTCATAAGTCTTGCTCCCTGCCTTGACTATGTAACAGGAAATGCTTCTACCCCTTCCTCTTCTTGCTGCTCTCAACTTGCCTATGTAGTGAGTTCACAGCCACTGTGCCTTTGTGAGGTTGTTAACGGTGGTGCTTCATCTATTGCTGCAAGTTTCAATATCAATCAGACCCGGGCTTTGGCTCTCCCCACTTCTTGCAACATTCAGACACCTCCCCTTAGCACCTGCACTG GCTCAGATTCTTCCTCACCAGCTCTTTCGGTTTCAAACTTTCCCAACTCCCCTTCAG GGATTGGATCTAACACTGTTTCATCAACGACTGGAGGTAGTAGAAGTGTCGGTGGTTCATCTCATGGAAATTCAAGTTCCACTActaatttatcattttcttgGTTTTTCATGTTTGTCCTTGCAACCACTTTGACTTTCACCTTCAAGAGTACGACCTAG
- the LOC137816186 gene encoding non-specific lipid transfer protein GPI-anchored 16-like isoform X1 has protein sequence MAFQIGPILTALITVASLNSVNGQVTGSCTTSMMSTFTPCANIITGSTNNNGLMPPSTCCDSLRSLMTTNTDCACLLVSAYAPFFQLPITQALSLSFSQACNINGLPLHCKASGSNLPAPGPAVLGSNGPTLPSAAPSPLSPQDSKMVEEEKYEKVQLAVASSPVEAEAPSGDRVSQIIPVLTPRPSPSRSSFLSSPPYAFLIGMVLLGLYS, from the exons ATGGCTTTTCAAATAGGACCCATTCTAACAGCCCTCATCACAGTGGCTTCACTGAATTCTGTTAATGGACAAGTTACTGGTTCTTGCACAACCTCTATGATGAGCACTTTCACACCATGCGCCAACATCATCACAGGAAGCACTAATAATAATGGTTTAATGCCACCAAGTACGTGTTGTGATTCACTAAGGTCTTTGATGACCACTAATACGGATTGTGCTTGCCTTCTAGTCTCTGCCTATGCTCCATTTTTCCAACTACCCATCACTCAAGCTCTTTCCCTCTCATTTTCACAAGCATGCAACATCAATGGACTTCCTTTGCACTGCAAAG CTTCTGGTTCTAATTTACCAGCTCCAG GCCCTGCAGTTCTTGGATCTAACGGCCCAACCCTCCCTTCCGCTGCTCCATCACCATTAAGCCCACAAG ATTCAAAAATGGTGGAAGAAGAGAAATATGAGAAAGTGCAATTGGCAGTAGCATCATCTCCGGTGGAAGCAGAAGCACCCAGTGGAGATAGAGTTTCACAGATCATACCAGTGTTGACTCCACGTCCTTCGCCATCTCGTTCATCTTTTCTCTCATCACCACCTTACGCTTTTCTCATAGGAATGGTGCTTTTAGGCCTCTATTCCTAA
- the LOC137816186 gene encoding non-specific lipid transfer protein GPI-anchored 16-like isoform X2, translated as MAFQIGPILTALITVASLNSVNGQVTGSCTTSMMSTFTPCANIITGSTNNNGLMPPSTCCDSLRSLMTTNTDCACLLVSAYAPFFQLPITQALSLSFSQACNINGLPLHCKASGSNLPAPVLGSNGPTLPSAAPSPLSPQDSKMVEEEKYEKVQLAVASSPVEAEAPSGDRVSQIIPVLTPRPSPSRSSFLSSPPYAFLIGMVLLGLYS; from the exons ATGGCTTTTCAAATAGGACCCATTCTAACAGCCCTCATCACAGTGGCTTCACTGAATTCTGTTAATGGACAAGTTACTGGTTCTTGCACAACCTCTATGATGAGCACTTTCACACCATGCGCCAACATCATCACAGGAAGCACTAATAATAATGGTTTAATGCCACCAAGTACGTGTTGTGATTCACTAAGGTCTTTGATGACCACTAATACGGATTGTGCTTGCCTTCTAGTCTCTGCCTATGCTCCATTTTTCCAACTACCCATCACTCAAGCTCTTTCCCTCTCATTTTCACAAGCATGCAACATCAATGGACTTCCTTTGCACTGCAAAG CTTCTGGTTCTAATTTACCAGCTCCAG TTCTTGGATCTAACGGCCCAACCCTCCCTTCCGCTGCTCCATCACCATTAAGCCCACAAG ATTCAAAAATGGTGGAAGAAGAGAAATATGAGAAAGTGCAATTGGCAGTAGCATCATCTCCGGTGGAAGCAGAAGCACCCAGTGGAGATAGAGTTTCACAGATCATACCAGTGTTGACTCCACGTCCTTCGCCATCTCGTTCATCTTTTCTCTCATCACCACCTTACGCTTTTCTCATAGGAATGGTGCTTTTAGGCCTCTATTCCTAA
- the LOC137814232 gene encoding pentatricopeptide repeat-containing protein At1g03100, mitochondrial, producing MLAIRKLKTGPDIPLVLGVMVANCSYRIARVSSDKNVRYTVKSVVSSLVKSSSSAFPPGSENKFTLQGLYFSSVAERILVHAKDPAKVSLEIQNAIDSNQLDYSWKLLEQHMHMEGFPRKSVITKLVTSYVDSLDTKLLGKAYELVERAIEKDKQDLLEKNVLIYLSFGLAKARLPVPASTILRKMIDMEHFPPATAWSAVLAHMSQTAEGSYLAAELILEIGYLFQNNRVDPRKKSNAPLIAMKPNSAAFSIALAGCLLFESSRKAEQLLDMMPRIGVKADAHLLIIMARVYERNGRREELKKLQRHIEEAPNLTDFQFRHFYNCLLTCHLKFGDLDSASNMVLEMLRKAKEAKNSLAAAKFMMNADGIDPNRSPGLASVRSLNNSEDLDSLQNNRSITSAVLSYEEFSTDRNFSKLEAEWKSILGSLLSKLQMRVDLITTKHGILQPTETIYVKLVKAMLEAGKTKDLAVFLLKAEREDSPFSNDNSALVHVINTCISLGWLDQAHDLLDEMRLAGVRTGSSVYSSLLKAYCRANRAADVTSLLRDARIAGIQLDSSSYEAMIQSRVLQQDTQGALQLFKERKEARIPRVTQQNSGMLAKDGAETGEAGLMTKLLQEIKEGQGVDCGVHDWNNVIHFFCKKKLMQDAEKALKKMRSLGHLPNVQTFHSMVTGYAATGGKYQEVTELWGEMKAHASSVSMTFDQELLDSVLYTFVRGGFFARANEVVTMMEKGNMFVDKYKYRMLFLKYHKSLYKGKAPKFQTESQLSKREAALAFKRWIGLTC from the coding sequence ATGCTTGCAATAAGAAAGCTGAAAACAGGGCCTGATATCCCTTTGGTTTTAGGTGTCATGGTTGCTAATTGCAGTTATAGAATAGCCCGAGTTTCCAGTGACAAAAATGTCCGGTATACTGTTAAGTCGGTTGTCTCTAGTTTAGTTAAATCAAGTTCATCAGCATTTCCACCGGGATCAGAGAATAAATTTACTCTTCAAGGACTATATTTCTCTAGTGTGGCTGAAAGAATCTTGGTCCATGCTAAAGACCCTGCCAAAGTTAGTTTGGAGATACAAAATGCTATCGATTCGAATCAATTAGATTATTCATGGAAACTATTGGAGCAGCATATGCACATGGAGGGGTTTCCCAGAAAATCTGTCATCACTAAGCTTGTAACAAGTTATGTGGACAGCCTTGATACGAAATTGCTAGGAAAGGCTTATGAGTTGGTAGAACGTGCTATTGAGAAAGATAAACAAGATTTGTTGGAAAAGAATGTGCTTATCTACCTCAGCTTTGGCCTTGCAAAAGCCAGACTACCGGTTCCAGCATCAACCATTTTAAGGAAGATGATAGATATGGAGCATTTTCCCCCAGCCACTGCTTGGTCTGCAGTTTTAGCACACATGTCACAAACTGCAGAAGGAAGTTACCTTGCTGCTGAGTTGATTCTTGAAATAGGGTATTTGTTCCAGAACAATAGAGTAGATCCGCGTAAAAAGAGCAATGCACCTTTGATAGCCATGAAACCGAACAGTGCTGCTTTTAGCATTGCTTTGGCAGGGTGCCTCCTATTTGAGTCATCTAGGAAGGCAGAGCAGCTTCTTGATATGATGCCTCGAATTGGTGTCAAAGCAGATGCACACTTACTGATAATAATGGCACGTGTATACGAGAGAAATGGGCGAAGGGAAGAGCTCAAGAAGCTTCAAAGGCACATAGAGGAAGCCCCAAATCTAACTGATTTTCAGTTTCGACATTTCTATAATTGTTTGTTGACGTGCCATTTGAAATTTGGGGATCTAGATTCTGCTTCAAACATGGTTTTGGAAATGCTTAGGAAAGCAAAGGAAGCAAAAAATTCTCTTGCCGCTGCCAAATTTATGATGAATGCTGATGGAATTGATCCTAATCGTTCTCCTGGACTGGCTTCTGTCCGTAGTTTGAACAACAGTGAAGATTTAGATAGTTTACAAAATAACAGGTCGATTACAAGTGCTGTATTATCTTATGAGGAGTTCTCTACAGATAGAAACTTCTCAAAGCTTGAGGCAGAGTGGAAATCTATACTTGGTTCTTTATTGTCAAAGTTGCAGATGCGGGTGGACTTGATCACAACCAAACATGGTATATTGCAGCCAACTGAAacaatttatgtaaaattaGTTAAAGCTATGCTAGAAGCTGGCAAGACCAAGGATTTAGCTGTGTTTCTTCTCAAGGCAGAAAGAGAAGATTCTCCATTTTCCAATGACAATTCAGCTTTGGTTCATGTTATTAACACGTGCATCTCACTTGGATGGCTGGATCAAGCACACGATCTCCTGGATGAAATGCGTCTAGCCGGGGTTAGAACAGGTTCATCTGTATACTCCTCTCTTTTGAAAGCATATTGCCGAGCAAATAGGGCGGCAGATGTCACATCGCTTCTGAGAGATGCTAGGATAGCTGGTATCCAGCTTGACTCAAGCTCTTATGAGGCAATGATTCAATCCAGAGTGCTCCAGCAAGACACACAGGGTGCACTCCAACTATTTAAAGAGAGGAAAGAGGCTAGAATTCCAAGAGTTACCCAACAAAACTCTGGCATGCTGGCTAAAGATGGAGCGGAGACTGGGGAAGCTGGGCTAATGACCAAGCTGTTGCAGGAAATCAAGGAAGGGCAGGGAGTGGATTGTGGAGTTCATGACTGGAATAATGTAATCCACTTTTTTTGCAAGAAGAAACTGATGCAAGATGCAGAGAAGGCTCTaaagaagatgagaagcttAGGCCACTTGCCAAATGTGCAAACTTTCCATTCTATGGTCACAGGGTATGCTGCCACTGGAGGAAAATATCAAGAGGTGACAGAGCTGTGGGGTGAGATGAAAGCTCATGCTTCTTCTGTCTCCATGACGTTTGATCAGGAACTTCTTGATTCTGTGTTGTATACGTTTGTAAGGGGTGGATTCTTCGCTCGAGCCAATGAAGTTGTGACCATGATGGAAAAAGGAAACATGTTTGTTGACAAGTACAAGTACCGAATGCTATTCTTGAAATACCATAAATCACTTTACAAAGGGAAGGCTCCGAAATTTCAGACAGAATCCCAACTAAGCAAAAGGGAAGCAGCCCTGGCTTTTAAAAGGTGGATAGGCTTGACTTGCTGA
- the LOC137814233 gene encoding type I inositol polyphosphate 5-phosphatase 4-like isoform X1, which produces MRDENSKKSKLSWPKTLVKKWFNIKSKAEDFQADDVLSQGVDEECSSNYSEREACTIRKSKSERSSRWYSDRVRRGKNDLDKAQVTDVYNYRIFVATWNVAGKSPPSYLSLEDWLHTSPPADIYVLGFQEIVPLNAGNVLGTENNGPARKWLALIRRTLNNLPGTSGGCHTPSPLPDPIVEIDADFEGSIRQKATSFFQRRSFQSLSRSLRMDNDMLMQQACLDRRFSVCDRVIFGHRASDYDPNYRWGSSDEENGIGDSPITAQYSPMSYGGCFSAEDSDRQAGHSRYCLVASKQMVGVFLTVWVKSDIRDDVHNMKVSCVGRGLMGYLGNKVHLTIYFNSRIYNGLGKKTISLSWIFQGSISISMSLHQTSFCFICSHLTSGQKDGDEIRRNSDVMEILRKTRFPPVHDMGDENSPQTILDHDRIIWLGDLNYRISLSYRAAKALVEMHDWKTLLENDQLCIEQRQGRVFEGWNEGKIYFPPTYKYSNNSDLYAGDDRRSKQKRRTPAWCDRILWYGRGLHQLSYVRGESRFSDHRPVYSIFLAETESITCNQIKKSSSSRIEVEDLFPHSHGYGYTEHYF; this is translated from the exons ATGAGAGATGAGAACTCGAAGAAGAGCAAG CTTTCTTGGCCAAAAACATTGGTCAAGAAGTGGTTCAATATCAAGAGCAAAGCTGAGGATTTTCAGGCAGATGATGTTCTCTCCCAAG GTGTTGATGAAGAGTGTAGTAGCAACTACTCAGAGAGGGAGGCATGCACCATTAGGAAAAGCAAATCAG AGAGATCAAGCAGATGGTACTCAGACAGAGTGCGTAGAGGTAAGAATGACCTTGATAAAGCTCAGGTTACAGATGTGTATAACTATAG AATCTTTGTTGCCACTTGGAATGTAGCAGGGAAGTCGCCTCCAAGTTATTTGAGTCTTGAAGATTGGCTTCACACCTCTCCACCTGCTGATATCTATGTTCTTGG GTTTCAAGAAATTGTACCTCTTAATGCTGGTAATGTTTTGGGAACAGAAAACAATGGTCCTGCAAGAAAATGGCTAGCCCTCATTAGAAGGACCTTGAACAACCTTCCTGGAACAAGTGGAGGATGCCACACACCTTCACCCCTCCCTGATCCCATTGTAGAGATAGATGCTGATTTTGAGGGATCAATAAGGCAGAAGGCAACCTCTTTCTTTCAACGAAGATCCTTCCAATCCTTGAGTCGTAGTTTGAGAATGGATAATGATATGTTAATGCAACAAGCTTGCCTCGATCGCCGTTTCAGTGTCTGTGATAGAGTGATATTTGGTCATCGAGCGAGTGACTATGACCCCAATTATCGATGGGGTTCCtcagatgaagaaaatggcatTGGTGACTCCCCAATTACAGCACAATATTCACCGATGTCATATGGTGGTTGCTTCTCTGCAGAGGACAGTGACAGACAGGCAGGCCACTCAAGATACTGCTTGGTTGCTAGTAAGCAAATGGTTGGGGTATTTCTAACTGTTTGGGTGAAAAGTGATATAAGAGATGATGTTCACAACATGAAAGTGTCTTGTGTTGGCCGAGGGTTAATGGGATATCTCGGAAACAAGGTACATTTGACAATCTATTTCAATAGCAGAATTTATAATGGACTAGGGAAGAAAACAATTTCATTGTCTTGGATTTTCCAgggatcaatatcaattagTATGTCATTGCACCAAACAAgcttttgcttcatttgtagTCATTTGACTTCTGGACAAAAGGATGGTGATGAGATAAGGAGAAATTCAGATGTAATGGAGATTCTCAGAAAGACAAGGTTTCCCCCAGTCCACGACATGGGTGATGAGAATTCTCCTCAGACAATTCTGGATCACGA TCGAATAATTTGGCTGGGGGACTTAAATTACCGGATATCCCTTTCTTACCGTGCAGCAAAAGCTCTTGTTGAGATGCATGATTGGAAGACTTTGTTAGAGAACGACCAG cTGTGTATAGAGCAGAGGCAAGGTCGAGTCTTTGAAGGATGGAACGAAGGGAAAATATATTTCCCTCCAACATATAAGTATTCAAACAATTCAGACCTATATGCAGGTGATGACAGACGCTCAAAACAAAAGAGAAGAACTCCAGCATG GTGTGATCGTATCTTGTGGTATGGAAGGGGCCTTCACCAATTATCATATGTTCGTGGGGAGTCAAGATTTTCTGATCATAGGCCAGTTTATAGCATATTCTTGGCAGAGACTGAGTCTATTACCTGCAACCAAATAAAGAAAAGCTCCAGTTCCAGGATTGAAGTAGAAGATTTGTTTCCACATTCACATGGTTATGGCTACACTGAGCACTACTTCTGA
- the LOC137814233 gene encoding type I inositol polyphosphate 5-phosphatase 4-like isoform X2, with product MRDENSKKSKLSWPKTLVKKWFNIKSKAEDFQADDVLSQGVDEECSSNYSEREACTIRKSKSERSSRWYSDRVRRGKNDLDKAQVTDVYNYRIFVATWNVAGKSPPSYLSLEDWLHTSPPADIYVLGFQEIVPLNAGNVLGTENNGPARKWLALIRRTLNNLPGTSGGCHTPSPLPDPIVEIDADFEGSIRQKATSFFQRRSFQSLSRSLRMDNDMLMQQACLDRRFSVCDRVIFGHRASDYDPNYRWGSSDEENGIGDSPITAQYSPMSYGGCFSAEDSDRQAGHSRYCLVASKQMVGVFLTVWVKSDIRDDVHNMKVSCVGRGLMGYLGNKGSISISMSLHQTSFCFICSHLTSGQKDGDEIRRNSDVMEILRKTRFPPVHDMGDENSPQTILDHDRIIWLGDLNYRISLSYRAAKALVEMHDWKTLLENDQLCIEQRQGRVFEGWNEGKIYFPPTYKYSNNSDLYAGDDRRSKQKRRTPAWCDRILWYGRGLHQLSYVRGESRFSDHRPVYSIFLAETESITCNQIKKSSSSRIEVEDLFPHSHGYGYTEHYF from the exons ATGAGAGATGAGAACTCGAAGAAGAGCAAG CTTTCTTGGCCAAAAACATTGGTCAAGAAGTGGTTCAATATCAAGAGCAAAGCTGAGGATTTTCAGGCAGATGATGTTCTCTCCCAAG GTGTTGATGAAGAGTGTAGTAGCAACTACTCAGAGAGGGAGGCATGCACCATTAGGAAAAGCAAATCAG AGAGATCAAGCAGATGGTACTCAGACAGAGTGCGTAGAGGTAAGAATGACCTTGATAAAGCTCAGGTTACAGATGTGTATAACTATAG AATCTTTGTTGCCACTTGGAATGTAGCAGGGAAGTCGCCTCCAAGTTATTTGAGTCTTGAAGATTGGCTTCACACCTCTCCACCTGCTGATATCTATGTTCTTGG GTTTCAAGAAATTGTACCTCTTAATGCTGGTAATGTTTTGGGAACAGAAAACAATGGTCCTGCAAGAAAATGGCTAGCCCTCATTAGAAGGACCTTGAACAACCTTCCTGGAACAAGTGGAGGATGCCACACACCTTCACCCCTCCCTGATCCCATTGTAGAGATAGATGCTGATTTTGAGGGATCAATAAGGCAGAAGGCAACCTCTTTCTTTCAACGAAGATCCTTCCAATCCTTGAGTCGTAGTTTGAGAATGGATAATGATATGTTAATGCAACAAGCTTGCCTCGATCGCCGTTTCAGTGTCTGTGATAGAGTGATATTTGGTCATCGAGCGAGTGACTATGACCCCAATTATCGATGGGGTTCCtcagatgaagaaaatggcatTGGTGACTCCCCAATTACAGCACAATATTCACCGATGTCATATGGTGGTTGCTTCTCTGCAGAGGACAGTGACAGACAGGCAGGCCACTCAAGATACTGCTTGGTTGCTAGTAAGCAAATGGTTGGGGTATTTCTAACTGTTTGGGTGAAAAGTGATATAAGAGATGATGTTCACAACATGAAAGTGTCTTGTGTTGGCCGAGGGTTAATGGGATATCTCGGAAACAAG ggatcaatatcaattagTATGTCATTGCACCAAACAAgcttttgcttcatttgtagTCATTTGACTTCTGGACAAAAGGATGGTGATGAGATAAGGAGAAATTCAGATGTAATGGAGATTCTCAGAAAGACAAGGTTTCCCCCAGTCCACGACATGGGTGATGAGAATTCTCCTCAGACAATTCTGGATCACGA TCGAATAATTTGGCTGGGGGACTTAAATTACCGGATATCCCTTTCTTACCGTGCAGCAAAAGCTCTTGTTGAGATGCATGATTGGAAGACTTTGTTAGAGAACGACCAG cTGTGTATAGAGCAGAGGCAAGGTCGAGTCTTTGAAGGATGGAACGAAGGGAAAATATATTTCCCTCCAACATATAAGTATTCAAACAATTCAGACCTATATGCAGGTGATGACAGACGCTCAAAACAAAAGAGAAGAACTCCAGCATG GTGTGATCGTATCTTGTGGTATGGAAGGGGCCTTCACCAATTATCATATGTTCGTGGGGAGTCAAGATTTTCTGATCATAGGCCAGTTTATAGCATATTCTTGGCAGAGACTGAGTCTATTACCTGCAACCAAATAAAGAAAAGCTCCAGTTCCAGGATTGAAGTAGAAGATTTGTTTCCACATTCACATGGTTATGGCTACACTGAGCACTACTTCTGA
- the LOC137814233 gene encoding type IV inositol polyphosphate 5-phosphatase 7-like isoform X3, with protein sequence MRDENSKKSKLSWPKTLVKKWFNIKSKAEDFQADDVLSQGVDEECSSNYSEREACTIRKSKSERSSRWYSDRVRRGKNDLDKAQVTDVYNYRIFVATWNVAGKSPPSYLSLEDWLHTSPPADIYVLGFQEIVPLNAGNVLGTENNGPARKWLALIRRTLNNLPGTSGGCHTPSPLPDPIVEIDADFEGSIRQKATSFFQRRSFQSLSRSLRMDNDMLMQQACLDRRFSVCDRVIFGHRASDYDPNYRWGSSDEENGIGDSPITAQYSPMSYGGCFSAEDSDRQAGHSRYCLVASKQMVGVFLTVWVKSDIRDDVHNMKVSCVGRGLMGYLGNKGSISISMSLHQTSFCFICSHLTSGQKDGDEIRRNSDVMEILRKTRFPPVHDMGDENSPQTILDHDRIIWLGDLNYRISLSYRAAKALVEMHDWKTLLENDQLCIEQRQGRVFEGWNEGKIYFPPTYKYSNNSDLYAGDDRRSKQKRRTPAWGLHQLSYVRGESRFSDHRPVYSIFLAETESITCNQIKKSSSSRIEVEDLFPHSHGYGYTEHYF encoded by the exons ATGAGAGATGAGAACTCGAAGAAGAGCAAG CTTTCTTGGCCAAAAACATTGGTCAAGAAGTGGTTCAATATCAAGAGCAAAGCTGAGGATTTTCAGGCAGATGATGTTCTCTCCCAAG GTGTTGATGAAGAGTGTAGTAGCAACTACTCAGAGAGGGAGGCATGCACCATTAGGAAAAGCAAATCAG AGAGATCAAGCAGATGGTACTCAGACAGAGTGCGTAGAGGTAAGAATGACCTTGATAAAGCTCAGGTTACAGATGTGTATAACTATAG AATCTTTGTTGCCACTTGGAATGTAGCAGGGAAGTCGCCTCCAAGTTATTTGAGTCTTGAAGATTGGCTTCACACCTCTCCACCTGCTGATATCTATGTTCTTGG GTTTCAAGAAATTGTACCTCTTAATGCTGGTAATGTTTTGGGAACAGAAAACAATGGTCCTGCAAGAAAATGGCTAGCCCTCATTAGAAGGACCTTGAACAACCTTCCTGGAACAAGTGGAGGATGCCACACACCTTCACCCCTCCCTGATCCCATTGTAGAGATAGATGCTGATTTTGAGGGATCAATAAGGCAGAAGGCAACCTCTTTCTTTCAACGAAGATCCTTCCAATCCTTGAGTCGTAGTTTGAGAATGGATAATGATATGTTAATGCAACAAGCTTGCCTCGATCGCCGTTTCAGTGTCTGTGATAGAGTGATATTTGGTCATCGAGCGAGTGACTATGACCCCAATTATCGATGGGGTTCCtcagatgaagaaaatggcatTGGTGACTCCCCAATTACAGCACAATATTCACCGATGTCATATGGTGGTTGCTTCTCTGCAGAGGACAGTGACAGACAGGCAGGCCACTCAAGATACTGCTTGGTTGCTAGTAAGCAAATGGTTGGGGTATTTCTAACTGTTTGGGTGAAAAGTGATATAAGAGATGATGTTCACAACATGAAAGTGTCTTGTGTTGGCCGAGGGTTAATGGGATATCTCGGAAACAAG ggatcaatatcaattagTATGTCATTGCACCAAACAAgcttttgcttcatttgtagTCATTTGACTTCTGGACAAAAGGATGGTGATGAGATAAGGAGAAATTCAGATGTAATGGAGATTCTCAGAAAGACAAGGTTTCCCCCAGTCCACGACATGGGTGATGAGAATTCTCCTCAGACAATTCTGGATCACGA TCGAATAATTTGGCTGGGGGACTTAAATTACCGGATATCCCTTTCTTACCGTGCAGCAAAAGCTCTTGTTGAGATGCATGATTGGAAGACTTTGTTAGAGAACGACCAG cTGTGTATAGAGCAGAGGCAAGGTCGAGTCTTTGAAGGATGGAACGAAGGGAAAATATATTTCCCTCCAACATATAAGTATTCAAACAATTCAGACCTATATGCAGGTGATGACAGACGCTCAAAACAAAAGAGAAGAACTCCAGCATG GGGCCTTCACCAATTATCATATGTTCGTGGGGAGTCAAGATTTTCTGATCATAGGCCAGTTTATAGCATATTCTTGGCAGAGACTGAGTCTATTACCTGCAACCAAATAAAGAAAAGCTCCAGTTCCAGGATTGAAGTAGAAGATTTGTTTCCACATTCACATGGTTATGGCTACACTGAGCACTACTTCTGA
- the LOC137814234 gene encoding selenocysteine methyltransferase: MSSLIADLLRQSGGTAVIDGGLATELERHGADLNDPLWSAKCLFSSPHLIRQVHLDYLENGADIIITASYQATIQGFKAKGYTEEESEAMLRRSVEIAREARELYYKECSSGDGADGKILKQRPILIAASVGSYGAYLADGSEYSGDYGDAITKTTLKDFHRRRVQILADSGADLLAFETVPNKLEAEAYAQLLEEENIQIPAWFAFNSKDGVNVVSGDSLAECGSIAESCKNVVAVGINCTPPRFIHDLIVLLKKVTTKPIVIYPNSGETYDAELKEWVQNTGETDENFISYVTKWRELGASLVGGCCRTTPATIRKIYSVLSSKESAILGKE; this comes from the exons ATGTCGTCGTTAATAGCAGATTTGCTCCGTCAAAGTGGCGGCACTGCCGTCATCGACGGCGGTCTTGCGACGGAGCTGGAGCGCCATGGTGCGGACCTCAACGATCCCTTATGGAGCGCTAAGTGCCTCTTTTCCTCTCCACACCTCATACGCCAG GTGCACCTTGATTACCTGGAAAATGGCGCTGACATTATAATCACAGCATCTTATCAA GCCACCATTCAAGGTTTTAAAGCCAAAGGCTATACTGAAGAAGAGAGTGAAGCTATGCTCAGAAGGAGTGTTGAAATTGCTCGCGAGGCGCGTGAATTGTACTATAAAGAATGCTCTTCGGGTGATGGGGCTGATGGTAAAATCCTCAAACAACGGCCTATCCTGATTGCTGCGTCAGTGGGGAGCTATGGAGCTTATTTAGCCGACGGATCAGAGTACAG TGGTGATTATGGTGATGCTATCACGAAGACAACTCTAAAAGATTTTCATCGGAGAAGAGTTCAAATTTTAGCAGATTCAGGTGCTGACCTGCTTGCATTTGAAACAGTGCCCAATAAGCTTGAAGCTGAG GCTTATGCTCAGCTTCTGGAAGAAGAAAACATACAAATTCCAGCATGGTTTGCTTTCAACTCGAAGGATGGAGTTAATGTTGTTAGCGGTGATTCTCTAGCGGAATGTGGCTCTATTGCTGAATCATGCAAAAATGTTGTTGCTGTTGGAATTAACTGTACCCCGCCCAGATTTATACATGATCTGATTGTTTTGCTCAAGAAG GTGACAACAAAACCAATTGTAATATATCCAAACAGTGGGGAAACTTATGATGCTGAACTAAAGGAGTGGGTG CAAAATACTGGTGAAACAGATGAAAATTTTATCTCATATGTTACTAAATGGCGTGAGCTAGGGGCCTCCCTTGTAGGTGGCTGTTGCAGAACGACTCCAGCTACTATAAGGAAGATATACAGTGTACTGTCTAGCAAGGAATCTGCTAttcttggcaaagagtga